A stretch of the Deinococcus sp. KSM4-11 genome encodes the following:
- a CDS encoding Glu/Leu/Phe/Val dehydrogenase gives MTATQDPASQAPAPARAHKVPSYLDPNNIGPYEIFLEQVERVTPYLGKLAFWVETLKRPKRILVVDIPVHLDDGSIAHFEGYRVQHNTSRGPAKGGVRFHQDVTLSEVMALSAWMTVKNAAVNLPYGGGKGGIRLDPRQYSTGELERITRRYTSEIGLIIGPDKDIPAPDVNTGPQTMAWMMDTYSMNVGRTATGVVTGKPVSLGGSLGRADATGRGVFVTGSEAMKKLGMPLEGARIAIQGFGNVGEAAARIFHEHGAKIVAIQDVTGTIHSEAGIDPGAALSHLRATGRITDFPGSEEIAAADFWGVDCDVLIPAALEKQITLVNADRIKARLIVEGANGPTIPAADDLLADKGITVVPDVLANAGGVTVSYFEWVQDFSSFFWTEDEINKRLDRIMSEAFQSLWAVKEQHGVTLRTAVYIVACTRVLEARALRGLYP, from the coding sequence ATGACCGCCACCCAAGATCCCGCCTCCCAGGCACCCGCTCCGGCCCGCGCGCACAAGGTGCCCAGTTACCTCGACCCGAACAACATCGGGCCCTACGAGATCTTCCTGGAGCAGGTCGAGCGCGTCACGCCATACCTGGGCAAACTGGCCTTCTGGGTCGAGACCCTCAAGCGGCCCAAGCGGATTCTGGTCGTGGACATCCCCGTGCACCTCGACGACGGCTCGATCGCGCATTTCGAGGGCTACCGCGTGCAGCACAACACGTCCCGCGGTCCCGCAAAGGGCGGCGTGCGCTTCCACCAGGACGTCACGCTGTCCGAGGTGATGGCCCTGAGCGCGTGGATGACCGTGAAGAACGCCGCCGTGAACCTCCCCTACGGCGGCGGCAAGGGCGGCATCCGCCTCGATCCCCGGCAGTACTCGACCGGCGAACTCGAACGCATCACGCGGCGCTACACCTCCGAGATCGGGCTGATTATCGGGCCGGACAAGGACATTCCCGCGCCCGACGTGAACACCGGCCCGCAGACCATGGCGTGGATGATGGACACCTACTCCATGAACGTGGGCCGCACCGCCACCGGCGTCGTGACCGGCAAGCCCGTGAGCCTGGGTGGCAGCCTGGGCCGCGCCGACGCCACCGGGCGCGGCGTGTTCGTGACCGGTTCCGAGGCCATGAAGAAACTCGGCATGCCACTGGAGGGCGCGCGGATCGCCATCCAGGGCTTTGGGAACGTCGGTGAGGCCGCCGCCCGGATCTTCCATGAACACGGCGCGAAGATCGTCGCCATCCAGGACGTGACCGGCACCATCCACAGCGAGGCCGGCATCGACCCCGGCGCGGCGTTGAGCCACCTGCGCGCCACCGGCCGCATCACGGACTTCCCCGGCAGCGAGGAAATCGCTGCCGCCGACTTCTGGGGCGTGGACTGCGACGTGCTGATCCCCGCCGCGCTGGAAAAACAGATCACCCTGGTGAACGCCGACCGGATCAAGGCCCGCCTCATCGTCGAGGGTGCCAACGGCCCCACCATCCCGGCCGCCGACGACCTGCTGGCCGACAAGGGCATCACGGTGGTGCCGGACGTGCTCGCCAACGCGGGCGGCGTGACCGTCAGTTACTTCGAATGGGTGCAGGACTTCTCCAGCTTCTTCTGGACGGAAGACGAGATCAACAAGCGCCTCGACCGCATCATGAGCGAGGCCTTCCAGAGCCTGTGGGCCGTCAAGGAACAGCACGGCGTGACCCTACGGACGGCCGTGTATATCGTCGCCTGCACGCGCGTGCTGGAAGCGCGGGCGCTGCGGGGGCTGTACCCCTAA
- the galE gene encoding UDP-glucose 4-epimerase GalE: MKILVVGGAGYIGSHTVRQLRAAGHEVVVLDNLSSGHPEALPADVELVRADLLDAAAVKDTLIRTQPDAVIHFAALIEVGESMRAPARYYRNNVVGSLNLLQGIVDTRKIPLVFSSTAAVYGTTDNVPIPENAAMQPESVYGETKLMTERMIHAFHTAHGLPYTILRYFNVCGASPAGDIGEAHANQTHLIELACLTALGQREKMMIFGEDYPTPDGTCIRDYVHVQDLADAHVLAVEALGAGQQDAATYNVGLGHGFSVKQVLDAVDAVTGTPLTREIAPRRAGDPPRLVADATKIVQELGFSPQFTDLQEIVQTAWKWHQSHPHGFKR, from the coding sequence ATGAAGATCCTGGTGGTGGGCGGGGCTGGGTACATCGGGTCGCACACGGTGCGGCAATTGCGGGCGGCAGGGCACGAGGTGGTGGTGCTGGACAACCTCTCGAGCGGACACCCGGAGGCCTTGCCAGCCGACGTGGAACTCGTGCGCGCCGACCTGCTGGACGCAGCGGCCGTGAAGGACACCCTGATCCGCACGCAGCCGGACGCCGTGATCCACTTCGCCGCACTGATCGAGGTGGGCGAGAGCATGCGCGCCCCTGCCCGCTACTACCGCAACAACGTGGTCGGCAGCCTGAACCTGCTGCAGGGCATCGTGGACACCCGCAAGATCCCGCTGGTGTTCAGCAGCACGGCGGCCGTGTACGGCACGACCGACAACGTGCCGATTCCCGAGAACGCCGCCATGCAGCCCGAGAGCGTGTACGGCGAGACGAAGCTGATGACCGAACGCATGATCCACGCGTTCCACACGGCGCACGGCCTGCCGTACACGATCCTGCGGTACTTCAACGTGTGCGGCGCGTCACCTGCCGGGGACATCGGGGAAGCGCACGCGAACCAGACGCACCTGATCGAACTGGCGTGCCTGACCGCGCTGGGCCAGCGCGAGAAGATGATGATCTTCGGCGAGGACTACCCCACCCCGGATGGCACCTGCATCCGCGACTACGTGCACGTGCAGGACCTCGCGGACGCACATGTGCTGGCCGTCGAGGCGCTCGGGGCCGGGCAGCAGGACGCCGCCACGTACAACGTCGGCCTGGGCCACGGCTTCTCGGTGAAGCAGGTGCTGGACGCCGTGGACGCCGTGACGGGCACGCCCCTGACGCGCGAGATTGCGCCGCGCCGCGCCGGTGATCCCCCGCGCCTGGTGGCCGACGCCACGAAGATCGTGCAGGAGCTGGGCTTCTCACCGCAGTTCACGGATCTCCAGGAGATCGTGCAGACCGCCTGGAAGTGGCACCAATCCCACCCGCACGGCTTCAAGCGGTAG
- a CDS encoding polyprenyl synthetase family protein, with protein sequence MTTKAALGVPDITFEARLRDVLRSKVEFIELIGEDLVAAGGKRTRPLITYASAQLLGAAPHGLDWTHVVDLGVCVELLHSASLLHDDLIDDADTRRGHQAAFRRFGNVVSVMSGDFMLSRLLMLLAGMPGGALLTRAFGETASVICEGEVLQFQVAAYQEYTHEHYLNVIHGKTAALAELAARGPALLLGAAPEHERALATFGLEYGMAFQMQDDLLDLSGDEAVIGKPVGGDLREGKATLPLLYLLDGPHGAEVRAVLERRAAQEGDVERVRALAEQEGAVLRTREEIRRRAALAVDALAIFAPSEAREQLERLAVREIERAR encoded by the coding sequence ATGACCACCAAGGCGGCCCTCGGCGTGCCGGACATCACGTTCGAAGCGCGGCTTCGGGACGTGCTGCGCTCGAAGGTGGAATTCATCGAACTGATCGGTGAGGATCTGGTCGCGGCCGGTGGCAAGCGCACCCGGCCGCTGATCACGTACGCCTCCGCGCAACTGCTGGGCGCGGCGCCGCACGGCCTGGACTGGACGCACGTCGTGGATCTGGGCGTGTGCGTGGAGTTGCTGCACTCCGCCTCGCTGCTGCACGACGACCTGATCGACGACGCCGATACCCGGCGGGGACATCAGGCGGCCTTCCGGCGCTTCGGGAATGTGGTGAGCGTCATGAGCGGGGATTTCATGCTCTCGCGGCTGCTGATGCTGCTGGCCGGCATGCCGGGCGGCGCGCTGCTGACCCGCGCCTTCGGCGAGACGGCCAGCGTGATCTGCGAGGGCGAGGTCTTACAGTTCCAGGTGGCCGCGTACCAGGAGTACACGCATGAGCACTACCTGAACGTCATCCACGGCAAGACGGCGGCCCTGGCCGAGCTCGCGGCGCGTGGCCCGGCGCTGCTGCTGGGGGCCGCGCCCGAGCATGAGCGGGCGCTGGCGACGTTCGGGCTGGAGTACGGCATGGCCTTCCAGATGCAGGACGATCTGCTCGACCTGTCGGGCGACGAGGCCGTCATCGGCAAGCCGGTGGGCGGCGACCTGCGCGAGGGCAAGGCCACCCTGCCGCTGCTGTACCTGCTGGACGGTCCGCACGGGGCCGAGGTGCGCGCGGTGCTGGAACGCCGCGCCGCGCAGGAGGGAGACGTCGAGCGGGTGCGGGCGCTGGCCGAGCAGGAAGGGGCCGTGCTGCGCACCCGCGAGGAGATCCGCCGCCGCGCCGCGCTGGCTGTGGACGCGCTGGCCATCTTTGCTCCCTCCGAGGCGCGTGAGCAGCTGGAGCGGCTGGCCGTGCGCGAGATCGAGCGCGCCCGCTGA
- a CDS encoding quinone-dependent dihydroorotate dehydrogenase, which produces MYASLVKPLLFRLDAERAHHLTLDALELASRLPGWPSVARAVTSPADARLAQTLWGQAFASPVGLAAGLDKNGVAVPAFGALGFGFLEVGTVTPRPQPGNDRPRLFRLPSDEALINRMGFNNAGAGALHDRLATLPARPVPVWANIGKNKVTANEEATEDYLTCVRALQDVTDAFVVNVSSPNTPGLRALQAADDLAALLRAVVAEVEAGRVRTLRRPPVLVKLAPDLHPTDFEASVQAAQDAGAQGVIVSNTTLSRDGLTHVNREQAGGLSGRPLTRRSTELVRDAYRITRGRIPLVGVGGIFGAQDAYDKLRAGANLVEVYSALIYRGPGLVRELNRGLAALLERDGVANVTEVVGADA; this is translated from the coding sequence ATGTACGCCTCGCTCGTCAAGCCCCTGCTGTTCCGCCTGGACGCGGAACGCGCCCATCACCTGACGCTGGACGCCCTGGAACTCGCGTCCCGTCTGCCCGGCTGGCCCAGTGTGGCCCGCGCCGTGACCTCCCCGGCCGATGCCCGGCTGGCGCAGACGCTGTGGGGGCAGGCGTTCGCGTCGCCGGTGGGCCTCGCGGCGGGACTCGACAAGAACGGTGTAGCCGTCCCGGCCTTCGGAGCGCTGGGCTTCGGATTCCTGGAGGTCGGCACCGTCACGCCCCGGCCGCAACCCGGTAACGACCGGCCGCGCCTGTTCCGCCTGCCCAGCGACGAAGCGCTGATCAACCGCATGGGCTTCAACAACGCGGGCGCCGGAGCGCTGCACGACCGGCTGGCCACCCTTCCCGCTCGGCCCGTACCCGTCTGGGCGAATATCGGCAAGAACAAGGTCACGGCCAACGAGGAAGCCACAGAGGATTACCTGACGTGTGTGCGGGCGTTGCAGGACGTGACGGACGCCTTCGTGGTGAACGTCAGCAGTCCGAACACGCCGGGCCTGCGCGCGCTCCAGGCGGCCGACGACCTCGCGGCCCTGCTGCGCGCCGTGGTGGCCGAGGTGGAGGCTGGACGCGTCCGGACGCTGCGCCGCCCGCCGGTGCTGGTCAAACTCGCGCCGGACCTGCACCCCACCGACTTCGAGGCGAGCGTGCAGGCCGCGCAGGACGCGGGCGCGCAGGGCGTCATCGTCAGCAACACCACCCTGAGTCGCGACGGGCTGACCCACGTGAACCGCGAGCAGGCGGGCGGCCTGAGCGGCCGGCCCCTGACGCGGCGCTCGACCGAACTTGTCCGCGACGCCTACCGGATCACGCGCGGCCGGATACCGCTGGTGGGTGTGGGCGGCATCTTCGGTGCGCAGGACGCCTACGACAAGCTGCGCGCGGGCGCGAATCTGGTCGAGGTGTACTCCGCCCTGATCTACCGCGGGCCGGGGCTGGTGCGTGAGCTGAACCGGGGTCTCGCGGCCCTGCTGGAGCGTGACGGCGTGGCGAACGTAACCGAGGTGGTCGGTGCAGATGCATGA
- a CDS encoding CorA family divalent cation transporter, which yields MPLTALLFDAEGQDSQIDLNAGLPEMRPHQLLWVDIQADDAEPLDTLLAGLPLDDHTRAWLLDAGAHPLLHRFDHAVQLRVNALEKDQHHYRAVPVRFVAGRNVVYTAHEGPVSFLDAFRALLEADTQLGQLDAAAFLAVVLAHHVEGYYHQLSPIEDNVDRLDEHILSEARQGRRHLEILVGLRRRVSELRRMLAAHRLVYVALASPDFAVYENDEPEIRLTRLLHQFERTQEAVSHTRETVLGSFDLLMSSTGQRTNDTMRILTVVTVTLGIIAAVAGVMGMNFQADIFKAGNNGFRDVLLFSGGLIVAVIGVGRWIGWL from the coding sequence ATGCCACTGACCGCCCTGCTGTTCGACGCCGAGGGACAGGATTCACAGATCGACCTGAACGCAGGCCTGCCCGAGATGCGCCCCCACCAGCTCCTGTGGGTGGACATCCAGGCCGACGACGCGGAACCGCTGGACACCCTGCTGGCTGGCCTGCCACTGGACGACCATACCCGCGCGTGGCTGCTGGACGCGGGAGCGCATCCCCTCCTGCACCGCTTCGATCACGCCGTGCAACTCCGTGTGAATGCGCTGGAGAAGGATCAGCACCATTACCGCGCGGTGCCCGTGCGGTTCGTGGCGGGCAGGAACGTCGTGTACACCGCGCACGAGGGGCCGGTGTCGTTCCTGGACGCCTTCCGGGCGCTGCTGGAGGCTGACACGCAACTGGGACAGCTGGACGCCGCCGCGTTCCTGGCGGTGGTGCTCGCGCACCATGTCGAGGGGTACTACCACCAGCTCTCGCCCATCGAGGACAACGTGGATCGGCTGGACGAGCACATCCTGAGCGAGGCGCGGCAGGGACGGCGGCACCTGGAGATCCTGGTGGGCCTGCGCCGCCGCGTGAGTGAACTGCGCCGCATGCTGGCCGCGCACCGCCTGGTGTACGTGGCCCTGGCCAGCCCGGATTTCGCCGTGTACGAGAACGACGAGCCGGAGATCCGGCTGACCCGGCTGCTTCACCAGTTCGAACGCACGCAGGAGGCCGTCAGCCACACGCGCGAGACGGTGCTGGGCTCCTTCGACCTCCTGATGAGCAGCACCGGGCAGCGCACGAACGACACCATGCGGATCCTGACGGTCGTGACGGTCACGCTGGGCATCATCGCGGCGGTGGCGGGCGTGATGGGCATGAACTTCCAGGCGGACATCTTCAAGGCGGGGAACAACGGCTTCCGGGACGTCCTGCTGTTCAGCGGCGGCCTGATCGTGGCCGTCATCGGCGTGGGCCGCTGGATCGGGTGGCTGTAA
- a CDS encoding Rrf2 family transcriptional regulator, which yields MWVSTKAQYGLRALIEIGRHDGLPVPLKDVSERQGISQHYLEQIASNLRRAGFIKSIRGAHGGYRLARPAREINAYDVVTAMEGSIAPVSCVEDDHACESQNVCGTQGLWQRVDTALRDVLGGTTLADLIAESEVQQHARLVQLEPMFTPA from the coding sequence ATGTGGGTGTCCACCAAAGCCCAGTACGGCCTGCGCGCCCTGATCGAGATCGGACGCCATGATGGTCTGCCTGTGCCGCTCAAGGACGTCTCGGAGCGCCAGGGCATCAGCCAGCACTACCTGGAGCAGATCGCCAGCAACCTGCGCCGCGCGGGCTTCATCAAGAGTATCCGCGGCGCGCACGGCGGCTACCGCCTGGCCCGGCCCGCCCGCGAGATCAACGCCTACGACGTGGTCACCGCGATGGAAGGCTCGATCGCCCCGGTGTCCTGCGTCGAGGACGACCACGCCTGCGAGAGCCAGAACGTGTGCGGCACCCAGGGCCTGTGGCAGCGCGTGGATACCGCGCTGCGCGACGTGCTGGGCGGCACCACCCTGGCCGACCTGATCGCCGAGAGCGAAGTGCAGCAGCACGCGCGGCTGGTGCAGCTCGAACCCATGTTCACGCCCGCCTGA
- a CDS encoding aminotransferase class IV, protein MKPLPDGLDSPAGLHGESAFTTVRTRNGHPLLWDAHVARLRATCAFLGLPMPSAAFPHLDALPWGLFRLTVTATGTFWSQRPLSPGPRPTEGVDVRLTGVQVHPQLGAHKTGNYLPYRLAAQEAAPAFEGWLTDTAGHVVDGSRTSPLLELDGVLICPVGGLPGVTRAAFLSERPHVDRAVPVRDLRRLTGAWLCGSGVGIVPVRRLEGAGLDLTLPVRWPEVQEAALVWPNAP, encoded by the coding sequence ATGAAGCCGCTGCCCGACGGCCTGGACAGTCCGGCGGGATTGCACGGCGAGTCCGCGTTCACCACCGTCCGCACCCGGAACGGCCACCCGCTGCTCTGGGACGCCCACGTGGCGCGGCTCCGGGCGACCTGCGCGTTCCTGGGGCTGCCCATGCCAAGTGCGGCGTTCCCGCACCTTGATGCCTTGCCGTGGGGGCTGTTCCGCCTCACGGTCACGGCCACCGGCACGTTCTGGTCGCAGCGGCCCCTGAGCCCCGGCCCCCGGCCGACAGAAGGCGTCGACGTGCGGCTTACAGGCGTGCAGGTGCATCCGCAGCTCGGGGCGCACAAGACCGGGAATTACCTGCCGTACCGGCTGGCCGCGCAGGAGGCAGCACCCGCCTTCGAGGGCTGGCTCACCGACACGGCCGGTCACGTCGTGGACGGCAGCCGCACGTCCCCGCTGCTCGAACTGGACGGTGTGTTGATCTGTCCGGTCGGCGGGCTGCCGGGCGTGACCCGCGCCGCGTTCCTCTCGGAGCGCCCGCATGTAGACCGGGCGGTGCCGGTCAGAGATTTGAGGCGCCTGACCGGGGCGTGGCTGTGCGGCAGTGGCGTGGGCATCGTGCCCGTCCGGCGGCTGGAGGGTGCCGGGCTCGACCTGACCCTCCCGGTGCGCTGGCCCGAGGTTCAGGAAGCCGCGCTGGTCTGGCCGAACGCTCCGTAG
- a CDS encoding nuclear transport factor 2 family protein, with amino-acid sequence MTTPAVDPLLAALDRFLAAFAALDMPAFRRCFAPDATMFHPDSPETGSRARVDGRVQIARSFGPVFDAARRAVAGPPYVTVEARDVRVQRLGSAAVVTFIFDRPARSVGRRTVVFEERAGVWLIVHLHASNTA; translated from the coding sequence GTGACCACGCCTGCCGTCGACCCCCTCCTGGCCGCCCTGGATCGTTTCCTGGCGGCCTTCGCCGCGCTGGACATGCCGGCCTTTCGCCGCTGCTTCGCACCGGACGCCACGATGTTTCATCCGGACAGTCCGGAGACCGGGAGCCGGGCGCGGGTCGATGGGCGCGTCCAGATCGCGCGCAGTTTCGGGCCAGTGTTCGATGCCGCCAGGCGGGCCGTGGCCGGGCCGCCCTACGTCACGGTCGAGGCTCGCGATGTGCGGGTGCAGCGGCTGGGCTCCGCCGCGGTGGTGACCTTCATCTTCGACCGCCCGGCCAGGAGCGTGGGCCGCCGCACCGTGGTGTTCGAGGAACGGGCCGGCGTGTGGCTGATCGTGCACCTGCACGCCTCGAACACCGCGTGA
- a CDS encoding Glu/Leu/Phe/Val dehydrogenase, with product MRASGLNWQGLMEQLQLALPHCDVTDQSLAYFKYPRRTVSLNLPVRMDDGSVRMFRAYRSVHNTSRGPSMGGVRLKAGVSAHECEVLAAIMTLKAAVADLPLGGSKGGIDVDPDSISAHELQGLVRRYTSELVEFVGPGEDILAPDIGSDEQVMAWILDAYAENTGETLSGVVVGKPIPLGGSYGSKDARGRSAALVTGRILEQHGRSLQYARAAVYGFGAVGRTAAQTLAAQGALIVAVSDQGGGTFASGGLDLAALTAYRERTGSVAGFAIDISAEELTELDVDVLLLAYDYGAIHAGNAHAVRADYVVEATNRAVLPEAERFLRGQGVTVIPDLVASLGGVVVNYLEWVQDASNFFWTEEEIESAIDVRVNAAVDEVMAFARTRDVDMRTASYVVALNRLNNATVMRGVYP from the coding sequence ATGCGGGCATCAGGACTCAACTGGCAGGGCCTCATGGAGCAGCTCCAGCTGGCCCTGCCCCACTGCGACGTGACCGACCAGTCCCTCGCGTACTTCAAATACCCCCGGCGGACCGTCAGCCTGAACCTCCCGGTGCGCATGGACGACGGCAGCGTGCGCATGTTCCGCGCCTACCGCAGCGTGCACAACACCTCCCGTGGCCCCAGCATGGGCGGCGTGCGCCTCAAGGCCGGCGTCAGCGCCCACGAGTGCGAGGTGCTGGCCGCCATTATGACCCTCAAGGCGGCCGTGGCCGACCTGCCGCTGGGCGGCTCGAAGGGCGGCATCGACGTCGATCCCGACAGCATCAGCGCCCACGAACTCCAGGGTCTGGTGCGGCGCTACACCAGCGAACTCGTGGAATTCGTCGGCCCTGGCGAGGATATCCTGGCTCCGGACATCGGCAGCGACGAACAGGTCATGGCCTGGATTCTCGACGCCTACGCCGAGAACACCGGCGAGACCCTCAGCGGCGTGGTGGTCGGCAAACCCATTCCGCTGGGCGGCAGTTACGGCAGCAAGGACGCCCGTGGCCGCAGCGCCGCCCTGGTCACCGGCCGCATCCTGGAGCAGCACGGCCGCAGCCTGCAGTACGCCCGCGCCGCCGTATACGGCTTCGGCGCGGTCGGCCGTACCGCCGCGCAGACCCTCGCCGCGCAGGGCGCGCTGATCGTCGCCGTCAGCGACCAGGGCGGCGGCACCTTCGCCAGCGGCGGCCTGGATCTGGCTGCTCTCACCGCCTACCGCGAACGCACCGGCAGCGTGGCGGGCTTCGCGATCGACATCAGCGCCGAGGAACTCACGGAACTCGATGTCGATGTGCTGCTGCTCGCGTACGACTACGGCGCCATCCACGCCGGGAATGCCCACGCCGTACGCGCCGATTACGTGGTCGAGGCCACCAACCGCGCCGTACTGCCCGAGGCCGAGCGCTTCCTCAGGGGCCAGGGCGTGACCGTCATTCCCGATCTCGTCGCCAGCCTGGGCGGCGTGGTCGTGAACTACCTGGAATGGGTGCAGGACGCCAGCAACTTCTTCTGGACCGAAGAGGAGATCGAGAGCGCCATCGACGTGCGCGTGAACGCCGCCGTGGATGAGGTCATGGCCTTCGCCCGCACCCGCGACGTGGACATGCGCACCGCCTCGTACGTCGTGGCGCTGAACCGGCTGAATAACGCGACCGTGATGCGAGGGGTGTATCCATGA
- a CDS encoding chorismate-binding protein, whose translation MNAPVPSPADVLRRLRAAQAPGVVLLESLGPLTPSSRHSFLSAWPVRVQTHLPERPVASGYFPAWLGGLKYEAARSFGLATHDGRGAAMWWGLYPSGLVWDRVAGTVTVVGDGHVDWTGLLSGPVGTEPELSVGPFGHDDVDYGAGVRAVQELIRAGEVYQVNLSRGVRAHATGDPLAAYLRLRDVNPSPFMAFADLGDEVVVSCSPERLVSWKDRELNARPIAGTRRRGDTPGEDATLETELRASAKEIAEHTMLVDLVRHDLGRVAAPGTVTVPDLMLVERYSHVMHLVSVVRAQARADLTLPALLAATFPGGTITGAPKERVMEAIAALEPGPRGWYTGGLGLVSGRAVDLNILIRTAAFTRTSNGWTVEVRAGGGTVIDADPAREAQETVHKAQALLSVLAGVPGRPAQPPELPVPGRPWAPPPVAARPGGRVLLLDNRDSFTWNLAHDLFALGAQVEVRSQDEELSTLLATHPDAVLVGPGPGTPETSGHTLALTRHCLEVGVPLLGVCLGHQALGQVLSGRVERASPVHGRPEVVRHDGTELFAGVPAGAPFGRYHSLVVRGLPPGLTTATSQDGEVMALRVPGRPAWGVQFHPESVLSPAGRTLLGNWLRLSAQARP comes from the coding sequence GTGAACGCCCCCGTGCCGTCGCCCGCCGATGTGCTGCGCCGCCTGCGCGCGGCTCAGGCCCCCGGCGTGGTGCTGCTGGAGTCGCTGGGGCCGCTGACCCCGTCCAGCCGGCACTCGTTCCTGAGCGCGTGGCCGGTTCGCGTGCAGACGCACCTGCCGGAACGTCCGGTCGCGTCCGGGTACTTTCCCGCGTGGCTGGGGGGCCTGAAGTACGAGGCGGCCCGCAGCTTCGGCCTGGCCACGCACGACGGCCGCGGCGCGGCCATGTGGTGGGGTCTGTATCCGTCTGGCCTGGTGTGGGACCGCGTGGCCGGCACGGTCACGGTGGTCGGGGACGGGCACGTGGACTGGACAGGCCTGCTGTCCGGCCCTGTGGGTACCGAGCCTGAACTGAGCGTGGGGCCCTTTGGCCACGACGACGTGGACTACGGAGCGGGCGTGCGGGCCGTGCAGGAGCTGATCCGGGCGGGCGAGGTGTACCAGGTGAACTTGTCGCGCGGCGTGCGGGCCCACGCGACCGGCGATCCGCTGGCCGCGTACCTGCGCCTGCGGGACGTGAACCCCAGTCCCTTCATGGCCTTCGCTGACCTGGGGGACGAGGTCGTGGTGTCGTGCAGTCCGGAGCGGCTGGTGAGCTGGAAGGATCGGGAGCTGAACGCGCGGCCCATCGCGGGAACGCGGCGCCGTGGCGACACGCCCGGCGAGGACGCCACCCTCGAGACCGAACTCCGCGCGAGCGCGAAGGAGATCGCGGAGCACACCATGCTGGTGGATCTTGTGCGGCACGATCTGGGCCGCGTGGCCGCGCCGGGCACGGTCACGGTGCCGGACCTGATGCTCGTCGAACGCTACAGCCACGTCATGCATCTCGTCTCGGTGGTGCGGGCGCAGGCGCGGGCCGACCTGACCCTGCCCGCCCTGCTGGCCGCGACCTTTCCGGGCGGCACGATCACGGGCGCCCCGAAGGAACGCGTGATGGAGGCCATCGCGGCGCTGGAACCCGGCCCGCGCGGGTGGTACACGGGCGGGCTGGGCCTCGTGAGCGGGCGCGCCGTGGATCTCAACATCCTGATCCGCACGGCGGCCTTCACGCGCACCTCGAACGGCTGGACCGTCGAGGTGCGGGCCGGGGGCGGCACCGTCATCGACGCCGATCCCGCGCGCGAGGCGCAGGAAACGGTGCACAAAGCACAGGCGCTGCTGAGCGTCCTGGCCGGCGTCCCGGGACGGCCCGCGCAGCCGCCTGAGCTGCCGGTACCGGGCCGCCCGTGGGCCCCCCCGCCCGTGGCGGCGCGGCCGGGGGGGCGCGTGCTGCTGCTCGACAACCGGGACTCGTTCACGTGGAACCTCGCGCATGACCTGTTCGCGCTCGGCGCACAGGTGGAGGTGCGCTCTCAGGACGAGGAGCTGTCGACGCTGCTCGCCACACACCCGGACGCGGTGCTGGTCGGGCCGGGGCCGGGCACGCCGGAGACCAGCGGCCACACGCTGGCCCTCACCCGCCACTGTCTGGAGGTGGGCGTGCCCCTGCTAGGCGTATGCCTGGGACACCAGGCGCTGGGGCAGGTGCTGAGCGGCCGGGTCGAGCGCGCTTCACCGGTGCATGGCCGCCCGGAGGTCGTCCGGCACGACGGAACGGAGCTCTTCGCGGGCGTTCCGGCCGGCGCCCCCTTCGGGCGCTACCACTCGCTGGTCGTGCGGGGCCTGCCGCCGGGCCTGACCACCGCGACCAGCCAGGACGGCGAGGTGATGGCGCTGCGCGTGCCGGGCCGCCCGGCGTGGGGCGTGCAGTTCCACCCGGAGAGCGTGCTGAGCCCGGCAGGCCGGACGCTGCTCGGCAACTGGCTGCGCCTGAGCGCCCAGGCCCGCCCATGA